A window from Pokkaliibacter sp. MBI-7 encodes these proteins:
- a CDS encoding tartrate dehydrogenase — translation MSKVHKIAVIAGDGIGKEVMPEGLRVLDKVAARFDIQLQWSHFDWACADYYLAHGKMLPDDWFEQLRGFDAIYFGAVGWPDVVPDNISLWDSLLKFRRGFDQYVNLRPVRLLPGVPCPLANRKPEDIDFYVVRENTEGEYSNVGGRMFEGTDREFVIQQSTFTRKGVDRILKYAFELAQSRPKKHLTSATKSNGMAISMPYWDERVAAMAGQYPEVRQDSYHVDILAARFVLSPERFDVVVASNLFGDILSDLGPAVAGTIGIAASANLNPERNLPSLFEPVHGSAPDIYGKNIANPIAMIWSGAMMLDFIGNGDERYRQAHDVIIEAIEAVLVEGPRTPDMGGDADTTSVGKAIAERI, via the coding sequence ATGAGCAAGGTGCACAAGATCGCGGTGATTGCCGGTGACGGTATCGGTAAGGAAGTGATGCCCGAAGGGCTGCGCGTACTGGACAAGGTCGCCGCACGCTTTGACATTCAGCTGCAGTGGAGCCACTTCGACTGGGCCTGCGCGGACTACTATCTGGCTCACGGCAAGATGTTGCCCGATGACTGGTTCGAGCAGCTACGCGGTTTTGATGCCATCTACTTCGGTGCGGTGGGCTGGCCGGACGTGGTGCCTGACAATATCTCCCTGTGGGATTCGTTGCTGAAGTTCCGCCGCGGCTTCGATCAGTACGTTAACCTGCGTCCTGTGCGTCTGCTGCCCGGCGTGCCCTGCCCGCTGGCTAATCGTAAGCCGGAAGACATCGACTTTTATGTAGTGCGTGAAAACACCGAAGGCGAATATTCCAACGTCGGTGGTCGCATGTTTGAAGGCACGGACCGTGAGTTCGTTATTCAGCAGTCCACCTTCACCCGCAAAGGGGTTGACCGCATTCTCAAGTATGCCTTCGAGCTGGCCCAGAGCCGTCCGAAGAAACACCTGACCTCTGCGACCAAATCCAATGGCATGGCCATCAGCATGCCTTACTGGGATGAGCGCGTTGCCGCCATGGCGGGTCAGTATCCCGAGGTACGTCAGGACAGCTATCACGTTGATATTCTGGCGGCGCGTTTTGTCCTCAGCCCCGAGCGCTTTGATGTGGTGGTGGCTTCCAACCTGTTTGGTGACATCCTGTCTGATCTGGGCCCGGCAGTGGCAGGCACCATCGGTATCGCGGCTTCTGCCAACCTCAACCCGGAGCGCAATCTGCCTTCTCTGTTTGAGCCTGTGCACGGTTCTGCACCTGATATCTACGGCAAAAATATCGCCAACCCTATCGCCATGATCTGGTCAGGAGCGATGATGCTGGACTTTATCGGTAATGGTGATGAGCGTTACCGTCAGGCCCATGACGTCATCATTGAGGCCATCGAAGCGGTGCTGGTGGAAGGCCCGCGTACGCCCGATATGGGTGGTGACGCCGACACCACCAGCGTAGGCAAAGCTATCGCCGAGCGTATCTGA
- a CDS encoding LysE family transporter — protein MSSLLTVLIGVITLWSIAVITPGPNFLVVAHTSAAQGKKQALAVVLGIATGTLIWGMAGFLGVTLLFVAVPWLFVALKVGGGVYLLYMGWRMIKASVNPVKMVLVEDAPAITPGMRENAVRGLLTNMANPKSAIFVSSLFASVLPPHPSLSLGAIAIALMVSISLSWYALVVTLFSSPRFARAYLRGKRWIERGAGTIFLGFGLHLISSR, from the coding sequence ATGAGCAGCCTGTTGACGGTGTTGATCGGGGTGATCACCCTGTGGAGTATTGCAGTGATAACTCCCGGTCCTAATTTTCTGGTAGTGGCTCACACCAGTGCCGCACAGGGTAAAAAGCAGGCCCTTGCGGTGGTGCTGGGCATCGCAACAGGGACGCTGATCTGGGGGATGGCCGGCTTTCTCGGCGTTACGCTGTTGTTTGTCGCCGTGCCCTGGCTATTTGTTGCGCTGAAGGTGGGGGGCGGCGTGTACCTGCTGTACATGGGCTGGCGCATGATCAAAGCCAGTGTGAATCCCGTGAAGATGGTGCTGGTGGAGGATGCGCCTGCAATCACACCGGGAATGCGGGAGAACGCAGTGCGCGGGTTGCTGACCAATATGGCCAACCCTAAATCGGCCATCTTCGTTAGCAGTTTGTTTGCTTCTGTACTGCCGCCACATCCGTCACTCAGTCTGGGCGCCATTGCCATCGCGCTGATGGTCAGTATCAGCCTGAGTTGGTACGCGCTGGTGGTAACGCTGTTCTCTTCACCCCGTTTTGCCCGTGCTTACCTGCGCGGCAAGCGCTGGATCGAGCGGGGTGCCGGTACCATCTTCCTCGGCTTCGGCCTCCATCTTATCAGCAGCCGCTGA
- a CDS encoding DUF411 domain-containing protein: protein MSLHKLSALTSAAARRTLQRLAVITLTSLPVVAWAEAVQLEVFKDPQCGCCQAWLKHMQGFSAANSPLTFAVTVNGSADLYATKDKLAIPPKLRSCHTAVETDSGYVFEGHVPAPVMARFLAEKPDARGLAVPGMPLGSPGMEMGERFQPYSVYLLKNDGTAEVYARIETAAQQY, encoded by the coding sequence ATGTCACTTCACAAACTGTCCGCTCTGACCTCCGCCGCCGCACGCCGCACACTGCAGCGCCTTGCCGTGATCACGCTTACCAGCCTGCCGGTAGTGGCCTGGGCTGAAGCCGTCCAGCTTGAGGTATTTAAAGATCCCCAGTGCGGGTGCTGTCAGGCGTGGCTGAAACACATGCAGGGTTTCAGCGCTGCCAACAGCCCGCTCACCTTTGCAGTCACGGTGAATGGATCAGCCGATCTTTATGCCACCAAAGACAAGCTGGCGATTCCGCCCAAACTGCGCTCATGCCATACCGCGGTCGAGACAGACAGCGGCTATGTGTTTGAAGGCCATGTGCCGGCGCCGGTCATGGCGCGCTTTCTGGCGGAAAAGCCCGATGCCAGAGGGCTGGCTGTGCCCGGTATGCCGCTGGGTAGTCCGGGAATGGAAATGGGTGAGCGCTTTCAGCCCTATTCGGTTTATCTGCTGAAGAACGATGGCACCGCGGAGGTGTATGCCCGGATCGAGACGGCGGCACAGCAGTACTGA
- a CDS encoding ABC transporter ATP-binding protein, with protein MIKVEHLSRRYGDFVAVNDVSFQIGHGEIVGLLGHNGAGKTTIMKMITGYLEPSDGQIWFNQQAFDDAPDQAKAQIGYLPENLPVYPDLTVADYLLYAARLRHLEGADAIAAVRRAIRDTELEDKVLSPIHTLSRGYKQRVGVAQAILHNPKLLILDEPTNGLDPQQTQAMRHLLKNLAKNATVVLSTHIMQEVEAICDRVLMMRRGELILDEQLSHLHQSTALLVTTSMAPAQWQQQQLNGVQFAADQHLGESNGHHRYRLPFAGTHHSPISQAEGLAAQVAQRLVEQGAALYGLTPERRDLESLFREVNKTEEVSHAA; from the coding sequence GTGATAAAGGTCGAGCACCTGTCACGTCGGTACGGCGATTTTGTCGCGGTCAACGATGTGTCGTTCCAAATAGGTCATGGGGAAATCGTTGGTTTGCTGGGCCATAACGGAGCCGGGAAAACCACCATCATGAAGATGATCACCGGCTATCTGGAACCCTCCGATGGCCAGATCTGGTTCAATCAGCAGGCCTTTGATGACGCCCCCGATCAGGCCAAGGCGCAGATCGGTTACCTGCCGGAAAACCTGCCGGTCTACCCTGATCTGACCGTCGCTGATTACCTGCTCTATGCCGCGCGTCTGCGCCACCTTGAAGGGGCGGATGCCATCGCCGCCGTGCGCCGGGCGATCAGGGATACCGAGCTGGAAGACAAGGTCCTTTCTCCCATTCACACCCTGTCGCGCGGATACAAACAGCGCGTCGGCGTGGCGCAGGCCATTCTGCACAACCCCAAATTACTGATTCTGGATGAGCCCACCAACGGCCTCGACCCCCAGCAGACGCAGGCCATGCGCCATCTGCTGAAAAATCTGGCGAAGAATGCCACCGTGGTGCTGTCGACCCACATCATGCAGGAAGTCGAAGCCATCTGTGATCGGGTGCTGATGATGCGCCGGGGTGAGCTGATACTCGATGAACAGTTGTCTCATCTGCACCAGTCGACAGCCCTGCTGGTGACTACCTCCATGGCCCCGGCCCAGTGGCAGCAGCAACAGCTGAACGGCGTGCAGTTTGCCGCTGATCAGCATCTGGGCGAGAGCAATGGTCATCACCGCTATCGTCTGCCTTTTGCCGGTACGCATCACAGTCCCATATCGCAGGCTGAAGGGCTGGCGGCGCAGGTGGCGCAACGGCTGGTAGAGCAGGGTGCGGCTCTTTACGGCCTGACGCCCGAGCGTCGTGATCTGGAAAGCCTGTTCCGTGAAGTGAACAAGACGGAGGAGGTCAGCCATGCAGCCTAA
- a CDS encoding Gldg family protein — protein MQPNAIRAIVRKELMQFFASPIAYLFLAAFAAVTLFVFFWGEAFFARNLADVRPLFEWMPVLLIFLSAALTMRMWSEERRTGTLEFVHTLPVANWQFVLGKFFACLLLLALALVLTLPLPLTVNMLSPIDWGPVWAAYLATLLLGGTYLALGLFISAHTQNQIVSLMLTALIGGVLYLIGTPTLTDWVGEPLASIFKAIGTGSRFESIARGVLDARDLYYYLSLIVIFLGLNLWGLERERWAATGSYQHHALWRRGTALVVINLLLVNIWMAPLTSLRLDVTQGQRFSLGKASYDYLSRLHEPLIIKAYFSKNTHPLLAPLVPQIKDLLNEYQIAGKGKVKVVEIDPTEDQQAANDAASQYGIKPVPFQVSGRYQASVVNAYFNLVVSYGGEFQTLSYKDLIDIKQGQGDIQVQLRNPEYDITRAIKRVLFAYQTKGDLYSSLPHALNLTAYVSADNALPKELAGFKADLQKQLQDASKKADGKLNIHWVDPNSDPSVAKKMEQQWGFKPMMASLLNTTPFYFYLTLDDGKQGMPLQLPENLNDQGIKQMLEAGVKHFGSGLMHSVALVTPPMNPMTGQGLSFEQLQSHLSENYNVIPTDLKDGIVPSEAESLLVMAPDSLTDKQRFAIDQYLMKGGTVMLATSPYEISIDQNGLKASKHTSGLEDWLKHYGVTIQPSLVMDPHNSPFPMPVNRDLGGMQVQEWVMMNYPYFVDVRPGAMDAKVPVTEGLPQLTFPWASPISIDSKLNQSRKVAVLAHSSAESWLSDKTQVLPRVQGGQAIPFTPEGKRSSEDLAVAITGSFDSYYADKDNPLLKQDDKAAAAKPAAATPADTASKDGKGKQDKPVFSGIIARSPESARLIVFASNHLLDDQVMQLLGSANGSTYMNSVDAMQNAVDWSVEEDGLMAIRARSQYSHTLPAMDDTGRQELEYFNYFLALAGVVIIFAIVRVRSRRRLARHQALLLGGKA, from the coding sequence ATGCAGCCTAATGCGATTCGGGCCATCGTGCGCAAGGAGCTGATGCAGTTCTTCGCCTCGCCGATTGCCTATCTGTTTCTGGCCGCGTTCGCTGCGGTCACCCTGTTTGTGTTCTTCTGGGGCGAAGCCTTCTTTGCCCGCAATCTCGCTGATGTGCGGCCGCTGTTTGAGTGGATGCCGGTCCTGCTGATCTTCCTGTCGGCAGCTCTGACCATGCGCATGTGGAGTGAGGAGCGGCGCACCGGCACCCTCGAGTTTGTGCATACCCTGCCGGTGGCCAACTGGCAGTTTGTGCTGGGCAAGTTCTTTGCCTGCCTGCTGTTGCTGGCGCTGGCACTGGTGCTGACCCTGCCGCTGCCCCTGACCGTCAACATGCTCTCGCCCATCGACTGGGGCCCGGTATGGGCGGCCTATCTGGCGACGCTGCTGCTGGGCGGTACGTATCTGGCGCTGGGTCTGTTTATCAGTGCCCACACCCAGAACCAGATCGTCAGCCTGATGCTGACCGCGTTGATTGGCGGCGTGCTGTATCTGATCGGCACCCCAACCCTGACCGACTGGGTGGGCGAGCCGCTGGCGAGCATCTTCAAAGCCATCGGCACCGGCTCACGGTTCGAGTCCATTGCCCGTGGGGTGCTGGATGCCCGTGATCTGTATTACTACCTGAGCCTGATCGTGATTTTCCTCGGCCTCAACCTGTGGGGGCTGGAGCGCGAGCGCTGGGCGGCAACTGGCAGCTACCAGCATCATGCGCTGTGGCGTCGCGGTACGGCGCTGGTGGTGATCAACCTGCTGCTGGTGAATATCTGGATGGCACCGCTGACCTCACTGCGTCTTGACGTCACTCAGGGCCAGCGTTTCTCCCTTGGCAAAGCCAGCTATGACTACCTGTCACGCCTGCACGAGCCGCTGATTATCAAAGCCTACTTCAGCAAGAACACCCATCCGCTGCTGGCGCCGCTGGTGCCGCAGATTAAAGACCTGCTGAACGAGTATCAGATTGCCGGTAAGGGCAAGGTCAAAGTGGTGGAGATCGATCCCACCGAAGATCAGCAGGCAGCCAATGATGCGGCCAGCCAGTACGGCATCAAGCCGGTGCCTTTCCAGGTGTCCGGGCGTTATCAGGCCTCGGTGGTGAATGCCTACTTCAATCTGGTGGTGAGCTACGGTGGCGAGTTCCAGACCCTGAGCTACAAGGATCTGATCGACATCAAGCAGGGCCAGGGCGATATTCAGGTGCAGCTGCGTAACCCTGAGTACGACATCACCCGCGCCATCAAGCGTGTGCTGTTTGCCTATCAGACCAAGGGCGACCTGTATTCCAGCCTGCCGCATGCGCTGAATCTGACCGCTTATGTCTCCGCGGATAACGCCCTGCCGAAAGAACTGGCGGGCTTCAAAGCCGATCTGCAGAAGCAGCTGCAGGACGCCAGCAAAAAGGCCGATGGCAAGCTCAACATCCACTGGGTAGACCCCAACTCTGACCCGTCGGTGGCGAAGAAGATGGAACAGCAGTGGGGCTTCAAGCCGATGATGGCCAGCCTGCTCAATACCACGCCGTTCTACTTCTACCTGACGCTGGATGACGGCAAGCAGGGCATGCCGCTACAGCTGCCGGAAAACCTCAACGATCAGGGCATCAAACAGATGCTGGAAGCGGGTGTGAAACACTTCGGCAGCGGCCTGATGCACAGCGTGGCGCTGGTCACCCCCCCGATGAACCCGATGACCGGGCAGGGGCTGAGCTTTGAACAGCTGCAGAGCCACCTGAGTGAAAACTACAACGTCATCCCCACCGACCTCAAAGACGGCATCGTACCGAGCGAAGCAGAATCCCTGCTGGTGATGGCGCCTGACAGCCTGACCGACAAGCAGCGTTTCGCCATCGACCAGTACCTGATGAAGGGCGGCACCGTGATGCTGGCCACCTCACCCTATGAGATCAGCATCGACCAGAACGGCCTGAAAGCCAGCAAACATACTTCCGGTCTGGAAGACTGGCTGAAGCACTATGGCGTCACCATTCAACCCAGTCTGGTAATGGACCCCCATAACTCGCCGTTCCCCATGCCGGTCAACCGTGATCTGGGTGGTATGCAGGTGCAGGAATGGGTGATGATGAACTATCCCTACTTCGTCGATGTACGCCCCGGTGCCATGGACGCCAAAGTGCCCGTCACCGAAGGCCTGCCACAGCTGACCTTCCCCTGGGCATCGCCGATCAGTATCGACAGCAAGCTCAACCAGAGCCGCAAGGTGGCGGTGCTGGCGCACAGCTCGGCGGAATCCTGGCTGTCTGACAAAACCCAGGTATTGCCACGGGTGCAGGGCGGACAGGCGATTCCCTTCACACCGGAAGGCAAGCGCAGCAGCGAAGATCTGGCGGTGGCCATCACCGGCAGCTTCGATTCCTACTATGCCGACAAGGACAACCCGCTGCTGAAGCAGGATGACAAGGCCGCTGCCGCCAAACCTGCCGCCGCTACGCCAGCTGACACAGCCAGCAAAGACGGCAAGGGCAAGCAGGACAAACCGGTGTTCAGCGGCATTATTGCCCGCTCGCCCGAGTCGGCCCGCCTGATCGTCTTCGCCTCCAACCATCTGCTTGATGATCAGGTCATGCAGCTGCTCGGCTCCGCCAACGGCAGCACCTACATGAACTCGGTGGATGCCATGCAGAACGCCGTCGACTGGAGCGTGGAAGAAGACGGCCTGATGGCCATTCGCGCCCGCAGCCAGTACAGCCACACACTGCCCGCGATGGATGATACCGGTCGTCAGGAGCTGGAATACTTCAACTACTTCCTGGCGCTGGCGGGTGTTGTGATCATCTTCGCCATCGTTCGGGTGCGCAGCCGTCGTCGTCTGGCACGCCATCAGGCCCTGCTGCTGGGAGGAAAAGCATGA
- a CDS encoding DUF4340 domain-containing protein produces MKQTASSSKRSLLVPGLALVMLVQAGLVVASYWPDSNAAGNKPWLSFKAADIDQLVVSDGKQSTHLLLKDKHWTVKELNLPADEHQIQEVIDTLVSEKPAWPSATTDEAATRFKVAEKGFERKVELKKGDTDEAVVYLGTSPHYGQIYGRREGDKDIMNISFNAYQAPADAHDWLDKSLLKVTAQPTMVTLPGLNLEFLKGNWQVTDQPTVSLDNPKVDELVNELKELMVIGLADDKLAATLSQSKDGFVATLAVKDKAYHYQFRPSGDDWYARRDDMPQWFKVSTYPANLLKQPDLSKLEKAAPANAAAATDSSGTATAAATPAAPAALAPAAPAVTSPDSGAATQSAN; encoded by the coding sequence ATGAAACAGACCGCCTCTTCATCGAAAAGAAGTCTGCTGGTCCCGGGGCTGGCACTGGTCATGCTGGTGCAGGCCGGGCTGGTCGTGGCCAGCTACTGGCCAGACAGCAACGCCGCAGGCAACAAGCCCTGGCTCAGTTTCAAAGCGGCTGATATTGATCAGCTGGTGGTCAGTGATGGCAAGCAGAGCACCCATCTGCTGCTGAAAGACAAACACTGGACCGTCAAGGAGCTGAACCTGCCCGCTGATGAGCATCAGATACAGGAAGTGATCGACACTCTGGTGTCGGAGAAGCCCGCCTGGCCCTCAGCCACCACCGACGAAGCGGCAACCCGTTTCAAAGTGGCGGAAAAAGGCTTCGAGCGTAAGGTCGAGCTGAAGAAAGGCGATACCGACGAGGCCGTGGTGTACCTTGGCACCTCGCCCCATTACGGCCAGATCTACGGCCGCCGTGAGGGCGATAAAGACATCATGAACATCAGCTTCAATGCCTATCAGGCGCCGGCGGATGCCCACGACTGGCTGGATAAAAGCCTGCTGAAAGTCACCGCGCAGCCGACCATGGTGACGCTGCCGGGGCTGAATCTTGAGTTCCTCAAGGGCAACTGGCAGGTGACCGATCAGCCCACTGTCAGCCTCGACAATCCCAAGGTGGACGAGCTGGTTAACGAGCTGAAAGAGCTGATGGTGATCGGGCTGGCGGATGACAAACTGGCTGCGACCCTGAGCCAGTCCAAAGACGGCTTTGTCGCCACGCTAGCGGTGAAAGACAAGGCCTATCACTACCAGTTCCGCCCCAGTGGGGATGACTGGTATGCCCGCCGCGATGATATGCCGCAGTGGTTCAAGGTCAGCACCTATCCGGCAAATCTGCTCAAACAGCCAGACCTGAGCAAGCTGGAAAAGGCCGCGCCAGCCAACGCCGCCGCAGCGACGGACAGCAGCGGTACGGCAACGGCAGCAGCCACACCTGCTGCGCCTGCCGCTTTGGCTCCCGCTGCTCCGGCAGTCACCTCACCTGACAGTGGAGCCGCGACCCAGAGCGCTAATTGA
- a CDS encoding integron-associated HEPN domain-containing protein translates to MEPHQNNISEETKLRLIDMAWLLNDLTSDLKTPVDLIFQLRPVMDESKQNYMSISRLCITSLIVNLCRLKEIIDHYGAEIRSFPEALRNSLYSIKSEVEKKDMYAFRSKYVAHAFSKEKGGQQRPLTFDDNVKSLMKIIDFGLSPVTENVFKFCEWVHVKDDLQSVVYIVYSTVKHIDTVVGGLGARR, encoded by the coding sequence ATGGAGCCACACCAAAACAATATTTCAGAAGAAACCAAGCTAAGACTCATTGATATGGCATGGCTTCTAAATGACCTAACCAGCGACCTTAAAACTCCCGTTGATTTAATTTTCCAGTTAAGACCAGTCATGGATGAAAGTAAGCAGAATTACATGTCCATAAGCAGGCTCTGCATAACGTCACTAATAGTTAATCTTTGCAGACTAAAGGAAATCATTGACCACTACGGAGCCGAAATACGTTCCTTTCCAGAAGCTCTACGCAACTCTCTGTATAGCATAAAATCCGAAGTCGAAAAAAAAGACATGTATGCCTTTCGAAGCAAATATGTAGCACATGCATTTTCAAAAGAAAAAGGTGGCCAGCAAAGACCACTAACTTTTGATGACAATGTAAAATCCTTAATGAAAATCATTGACTTTGGATTAAGCCCTGTAACCGAGAATGTATTCAAATTTTGCGAATGGGTTCATGTCAAAGATGATTTACAGTCTGTCGTATATATTGTCTACAGCACAGTGAAGCATATAGACACCGTCGTAGGTGGTCTTGGTGCACGGCGCTAA
- a CDS encoding DUF4062 domain-containing protein, translated as MSSVNKKYQVFVSSTYVDLITERQEIMNALLELDCIPAGMELFPAADEDQWSLIKGVIDECDYYIVVIGGRYGSIGPEGISYTEMEYRYAIETEKPVIAFLHKDPDSLPAKNTEQTEEGKKKLKEFRDLSQKKVCKYWTTPSELGSVVSRSLIMLQKKHPGVGWVRGDQVASSEASSEILRLRRRIEELESEMASAQTEAPKGTEDLAQGDDTFTVHCSFESRTLEEYEPYSWDWEIEASWNDIFYEISPLMMHEASNSQLAQRFGEFVRRRVHEEAPKAENLKGHGHIRSIEYEKSDFETAIVQLNALGLIVQNLKNRSVKDRGTYWTLTPYGSSIMNRLRAIRKDAL; from the coding sequence ATGAGTAGCGTAAATAAAAAGTACCAAGTCTTCGTCAGCTCTACTTACGTCGATCTAATTACTGAAAGGCAGGAGATTATGAATGCCCTGCTGGAGTTAGATTGTATTCCTGCAGGGATGGAATTATTTCCTGCTGCTGACGAAGATCAGTGGTCTTTGATCAAAGGTGTTATTGATGAGTGTGATTACTATATCGTAGTAATCGGTGGTCGATATGGCAGCATCGGGCCAGAAGGAATTAGTTACACCGAAATGGAGTATCGTTATGCCATCGAAACTGAAAAACCAGTAATAGCCTTTTTGCACAAAGACCCAGACTCGCTACCTGCAAAGAATACTGAACAGACGGAGGAAGGAAAAAAGAAACTCAAAGAGTTCCGAGACCTTTCCCAAAAAAAGGTCTGTAAATATTGGACCACTCCTTCTGAGCTAGGCTCTGTAGTCAGTAGAAGCTTAATCATGTTGCAAAAGAAGCATCCTGGGGTTGGTTGGGTTAGAGGGGATCAAGTTGCAAGCTCAGAGGCTAGCAGCGAAATTCTTCGTCTGCGACGCAGAATTGAAGAATTAGAATCTGAGATGGCTTCTGCTCAAACAGAAGCGCCAAAAGGCACCGAAGATTTAGCGCAAGGGGATGATACTTTTACAGTCCATTGTAGTTTTGAGTCCCGCACCCTTGAAGAATATGAGCCTTATAGTTGGGATTGGGAGATTGAAGCGTCTTGGAATGATATATTCTATGAAATATCACCTTTAATGATGCACGAGGCGAGCAATTCTCAATTGGCGCAGCGGTTTGGAGAGTTTGTTCGTCGACGAGTTCATGAAGAAGCTCCAAAGGCGGAAAATTTAAAAGGTCATGGTCACATTAGATCTATTGAATATGAGAAATCAGATTTTGAAACAGCGATTGTTCAGCTAAATGCTTTAGGTCTGATTGTGCAAAATTTAAAAAACAGAAGCGTTAAGGATCGAGGTACTTACTGGACTCTCACTCCATACGGAAGTTCGATAATGAATCGGCTTCGTGCAATTCGGAAAGATGCCCTCTAA
- a CDS encoding contact-dependent growth inhibition system immunity protein yields the protein MAILYLYEKMAKKAMNVRVFHALDLATLGPLWWRYGGVMVALWWRYGGVMGALWGQGNTVMDLTKSIEELEGEFWPPPKLESHVAVESHRLRKVPLVNLTVEDLRLLVGQRVGLEYTVPLAMDRLEENPLAAGAMYRGDLLTNVLKLPESFWQLHPELNNRLVEVKLELEALAETIAKELLPSISTFEFR from the coding sequence GTGGCTATTTTGTATTTATACGAAAAAATGGCTAAAAAGGCCATGAACGTTAGGGTATTTCATGCCCTGGACCTCGCTACGCTCGGCCCGTTATGGTGGCGTTATGGTGGCGTTATGGTGGCGTTATGGTGGCGTTATGGTGGCGTTATGGGGGCGTTATGGGGGCAAGGGAATACTGTGATGGATCTCACCAAATCTATTGAAGAATTAGAAGGCGAGTTTTGGCCTCCGCCGAAATTAGAGTCCCATGTGGCCGTGGAAAGCCACCGGCTGAGAAAGGTGCCGCTAGTAAACCTGACAGTAGAAGATCTGCGACTACTCGTGGGACAACGTGTGGGCTTGGAATATACCGTTCCGCTTGCCATGGATCGATTGGAGGAAAATCCATTAGCTGCTGGTGCAATGTACCGGGGGGATCTATTGACCAACGTCTTGAAGTTGCCGGAGAGTTTCTGGCAACTACACCCAGAACTGAATAATCGATTGGTCGAGGTAAAATTGGAACTGGAAGCATTAGCCGAGACTATAGCGAAAGAATTATTACCCTCAATCTCCACATTCGAGTTTCGGTGA
- a CDS encoding DUF2004 domain-containing protein — protein MPITNDQILTRTEAALAAIKSSYGTDEGENGTTLFVVHHIEEIGAEYWKKHLGSSKPKPRQILNLLVLRSHWDDDNVFDFTLPDDVTDYVISVRFNKAGAIKEITMEG, from the coding sequence ATGCCCATAACTAATGATCAAATACTTACTCGAACCGAAGCAGCGCTTGCTGCCATAAAGTCGTCATATGGCACCGACGAAGGCGAGAACGGAACGACTCTGTTTGTAGTTCACCATATTGAGGAGATTGGGGCAGAGTATTGGAAAAAGCATTTGGGCTCTTCAAAACCCAAACCTCGTCAGATTCTTAATCTGTTAGTACTTCGCAGCCACTGGGATGACGACAACGTTTTTGACTTTACGTTACCCGATGATGTTACGGATTACGTAATATCCGTCAGGTTCAATAAAGCTGGTGCAATAAAAGAAATAACCATGGAAGGCTAA